The sequence ccaaggagatggagcctaatttgaataaattattccatgaggatgttggtggttctaaCAATCCTTTAAATGtccccatttatcctcattctttagataattctcatgaagtggatgaatcactaactagggtttccattgacaatttggagaagattgacaatcaatttaaaaatcttcaacaatggacgaGTCAACAATATCGAGAAAGTGAGgttctcccattgattgaaggattggaAAGAATGGTTCAAATTGATAAACTTGGtcttgatatcttgtgtggtatttcttatattgttgattctaatattatgcctatgaagagttgtgtggAAGttcttggttatacacaacctcctagtcaatttAATCACTCCATTCTCTTGACTACCCCTATCGCTAGTGTTCCTATatttacatccaacatcatggctacttctattcAAAATGTCATACATACaagtgttagtcaagggggaaattcCTCTAATAATAAATCTTTCATCCCTCAAGTGAGTCTTCCATTTGCTACCCAATCCTCTCcaatacctacttatcatagtgttatacttccttattctcaaccccaCCTTCCTATAACAacatccctccttattctcaacccccaccttcATACAACAACATCACCCCTCCCTCTTTCAACAATGTCACCCCTCCTCAATCTAACATATTCAATTTTGAATCTTCCaccaaagctaccatcaatagtATAGCCCAAACATTGtctccttgcaacaacaaatagattccatgaatcaatctaagtataatgtgcccacatttgatgtagtgagcccattatccaatgacattgtctgaGTTGTCCCTcttaaacatgtggaagtccctcaattggagattCATAATGGGAAAGGTAACCCCTttactcatgttaaaacatttcaaactttgtgtagtgaattTTCTCACATGACCAAAGatttttggctaaattgtttactataaaattaagggataaagctttgcaatggtattgttctttgcctccttattctattacttcatttcaacaattggctgttgattttattcaacaatttcataataatattggtcgtaaaatcactttgactgatttgatgcattgtaaacaaggtgttaaagaaaaagtgactgattttgtagatataagcatttgtattctcaaatttcttttcctatgcccaatcaagatattcaaataattttcatttctaatttgcaaaaagatgttagggataaacttctcttttatgagtttacttcctttacacagttgtgtgtagtacttcacaattatcatcttaccatgagtcaattagaacaatcatcttcttcaatggctctgagtgataaaggtgaaagttctcaacaaccttttgctaagttcaaactgaataagggattcatcaaattcaatgacaacactCAAGTAGTAGCCACAACAAGTATGCCTcttttatccaagtattttagaaaagaatttactcctctcaATGAATCTTTGAATAGTATTATGACACAGTTGTTACAAAAGAATGTGTTGAAGCTTCTCTatattaaaccaattgatacaaaTAATCCTTTTCCAACTTCCTATGATGCCAAATCCTTTTTCTAATACCATCATCAATTTAGTCATGACATTGAAAAGTGTTAATCCTTGAGAAGTAAGATTGAAGACTTgaatgataataatactatttatgtggctggtgtgaatgataaaggaaacaaatccgttgctcctcctaaccaaaatattcaaatatttactaatactttaccatcccattctactaatgtgattgaaactgaacaatgtgcccattctcctaatgatgttggccatggatctaataatgtggtgaatcttattaaTAAAAATGAACCACATAAGGACTTGTGCATTATGTTTGATCCTAGCGAGActattaaagaactcaatgaacctcTATATATTGCTGCAAAGATCAAGGGAATTCCCTTAAGAGGGATTCTTATTGATCTtgcttgtatggttaatgttatcATTGAAAAATTctctatactttgcaattgcatcaagtgacatgaTAAATATGACGTGATAGTTAaagtctttgatggtttctcttgtcctgctattggttctattacacttcctattgaggttagtACTAAATGTTTATATGTTgtcttttctatcattcctacatctgatcaattttatgtgaagttaggacatccttgtctctcttccatgaaagagattgcttctactattcacaagtgcttgaaattttctCATCATggtaaaatcataactattaatcatagcatgtatcaaccaaAAATGAGGCATGTATATgtttgttggcaattggaggaattaattatgtgttgcattgatgttttatcattgatggcaacaccgactgttttggttgtttatcggcttccggtagagtggttggtttaagATATTGAtatggtatgctctggtatgctttggcttgtggatttggtttagatctgTCATTTGTGCTATTTAGATtggtatcatgatcagttggtttgggatttgatgactcaggagctatcatttgttctagtaagccttttggtcaccggtaagggtacTGCCGACATAGCTTTGTTGAAGacattttgatgcatgtgataagtggtgttagcatggattctagatggctttcgggatgttgttggttatattttttgtgttctttttgatcggtggtgttggatttgggtccggacctaatgctatcttatttggctaggttatggatcgatttatataacatgttggtggatgatcctgatgcgttatcggttgggtttattgattggattatgttgctttggtcttaggccgacttggttgatcattagattacgggtttaagttatgaatttattgtattatcttttaggtggctgacataattgtttaggtcccgggttggtataaatatgatgtaagatcttttaGTAGATCATGGGGATTAATACAGTcataggttatgggattatctatgtgcgaataaatttataatcatatgcagaggatttggtcgatcataggtgattgaattgggttggtgaaagaggtttaagacctctggtactgagcttaacaaggtactcaggcataggagatgctattcttgcagttcattcttcttctggattgtagtttggatttattttgtagtcagtgagtctctttttgtgatgagcagtgcgctctaggctattggccttcctgcatgttcaggcccctCTTATTATAGTCACATACAtaatgtagaagtattatctgaccgtgggtaggcttcccaccgtggtttttccctttactagattttccacgtacaaatcttggtgttatcttttgtggatggatggtaaatgttctatggtttatatttgtgcttaaatattatatctgctattccggtatttggtttatctattctggtaataaggttttaatgattaaagttctataatatgttgacaattgattcacccccccccccctccctctcttagttgtcctttggttatctaAGATGTCTAACATGAACAATTCCAACCTGTTGAAtgtagaagtgatgctctttttaaatcttatgaaaattgaaaaattgagatgATTTTACCCTTGaataaacctagaaatccaacacttattcTTCCCTCAACTAATCACCATATACCTCTTTTTTAGGATAAGattgttcttcctcctaaggaaagaaataatcttcttcccaaagacaAATCAATCCTTTCTCATGATACTATCTTTACTCCTAaggaaagtgatattatttttccTAAGGAAGAATCCATTTTTTTTCCTAAGAATGAGTCTATTCTTCTTCCCAAAGGTAGAAAGCTCTTCCTCTTAAGCATCAACCTAAGGATAAACATATCATTCATCCTAAatatagacctattcctcctcctcatgatggacccggtctccttcatACACCTCCTACTCCTCCTCTATATGGTGTAGTTCTGCCTCCTACAACTTACAAACATAAGCACCCACCACTTCCTATTGTTCAACCttaaagacctcaacccattcatccttccttaaaatAAGAAAAAGAGCCTACACCAGTTGAACCTACACCTTCAAAACCTTTTTCTAAAACTAAACAaaaccattgtgcgagagaacactaaTGGAGATGTAATGCAagagctcatgaacttgcttcccaaaccatttcttctcccaaggCACCGACTCTTGATATAATTCTAGTTGATTAAAATTATCCTAAAAAAgaggttcaacctaattctccaaaatgcaaaattcttaagacaaatgatggttcaagttctattcctattagagctcctactTTTGTTAACCTTGATGAAGAAATAAGTGAGTTCATGTTGTTAATGATAATGTTGATCTTAacatttctgatgatgaatatgaatttatgttgatgtggacaatGATTTATATAAGATATTTTCGTGAgcattaatcctatctcctagtaacaaacaaagtgatccatcattagagcatggttctTGTTTGGAACTTATGGTAGCTCCATCTATCGTGCttaatgtggctcctcttgcatattgtttGCCTTCCTAAAACAATAATGAGCAATATCAGGAGGTAGATAAGGTTCTTGATTAGATTTATTAGTATCGTagaatctctctccctctcctctcttgtttgtttgtgacattcttctattcgtctctcatttcttctatttgttgtccctagtgttgtctacttgaggatgatgcaaaatgttgagatctcttttggtctctcctatgttgactcaaaagacacatgttcccttcttccaaggtggtttcctttatTTAGggaatgaggacaattctatgcatatatatacatgatatgcaTTGGTTATCATACAAACGCATACTGAACCTAAAGTTACATGAAACCACCCcgtgttttatattttattatcattatcctttgatttgtctctTCTTGGGGGCTAAATCATTGTGGTAACGTGCTTATATTCttggggtgtatcctaccttaaagaaattatcTCCAATAAGGTGTGCACAAtttctttaacgtgggggcatacactccactcaatggaTGTCTCTTTAGATACTTAAATTACTTAGAAAACTTTGTCTTTtgatttgtaatttttggtatttttctttgtggctcatagtaagagaaccttactagtttgtagtcatggttgtctctctttctctctctttcataatgTCCCGTTTACCTTgttatcaaagttgtaagatcctaaagtccactgagGGCTTGGTTTATCTTGtctccttgatgacttggtgaaagttttcaatttgaaccctttgtactttactagGAGTATTATTGACTTcaactcctgctaaagtgggggctaaatgtagcatcctaaaattgcacccttttgcaattttgaccgcatttgggtcttcaccttagtgtttgtgcccctcggccatattgaagacttgattatgctcttGCACATCACAAATGGAATTTAAACTCAAATTGCACCTCATTTGGCACCTTATgtctaccccaaaatagggcaggaccatggCGCCATGCCATGGTCCTTCCTAATTGGGCCCAATTTGACCCCTTGGTCCTATTTTAAAATTGAGTGGGATTCCCCTCtttgtgtcggctcatgtcaaaaaattagccaatttcactgatgggaaagtatataaagaggatttcccctctcatttgaacattcgACTATCATCAAGTGCACACATACaacatcaagaaatcaagcattcaagcaattgagcattatcAATCTTCTTTCAGCTTAGGAGCAACAATAAAAtcaagtttcaagcattgaaggagacattattcatcctattttgttgaagacttcctaaaccctaattccatgtggaggcaaacaaAAATTTACAAGGAGGTATTGTAATTTAATTTTTAGTCataatttagcatctccctcaaaaggagatcctttcctttcagccatttcaattacatttatcaatttcatggttaattccaaaactggggtttgacctaaggaaaacccttattcccaacacatTTACCTTTCTTTCTATGTACAAGAAACAAGTACAGAGCTGTACTCTTAAGATTAGGCTTCATTTATAGTGACGAATCATCTCCCTTTGGTGTGCGAAAAGTTTTAAGGACCGTTGTGATGCACCACAGTCTCAAAAATTATTGTGCATTTTTTGGGAGTAGGTTTGATTCAACTTACATTGCTTAACACTAGGTGCATGCAAAAGTCCTgcaactgtagctcactgttttcatgCTTTTACTTTCATTTTTCAATATTTTACCTAATTTCAGCACTTCAACTCACAGAAGAGGAAACCCCCTTCAATCTaaattcacttagcatttagtCTTGGTCTAATTCatgactagatctagtgaattccccatcctcttttgaatataaaggcCCTAAGTGAAAAATATCCCTAGTGGTCTTCATTACTTGGATGTAACCctagggagtcattttttatgcTTCACAGAAACATATCTACAAGAGATGATAATTTTTTTATAGGAATCTCTTCAAAgcctttcaaaaaataaaaaaaattagaaaatgttgAAGGAATGTAATTCAAGTATCCCTTGCACTAGCTTCTTTTACCAATAACACTTGTCATTTATATATATTATTGATTGATTCTTATGCTAAATGTGTCCCATACCAGTGCCACATGGAGAGTGGAATAATAGAAAGTCTATGAATGTGTGACTTGATCAACAAAATAACCTCTAGAATTTTAAAGGTCAAGTACTTGTATAACTTTTAATGATTTCTCATTAGTCACTTattagaagaaaagagaaaaggaatAAGTACAAGAAAATAAATGCTAAGTAATCTAATTAGGGTGACACATGAGGATTAAGATTCTATCTATCTATTGTTTCAAAATAATAAGACATTAGAAACAATTGTCTGTAGATAGCTAGAATAAGAAAAATACCACggataaagaaaaataaagaaaaatccatAAACATGTATGAAACAAGGTCACAATTCTAAacttaaaaaataaagagaaatatgaAAGAAGTTTATAAACACATGAATTGTTACTAAAAATGATCTTACAAAATTTCATCCTAAATAATGAACAAGAATATCTTATTTAGATAATATGTGGGAGACATTCAAATGAAATAAATGACACAATCAAAGCATTGTTAACTACACTCCTTGAATGCTTTCCATTAAATTGTAGAAGATTGAATATTTAAATTATAGGAGATTgaatatttaaatttctaaaatatcTCACTAGGTGCATGCAACTACTTCAACTCACTAAAGGAATGGTCTTATGTCCTAAAATTATAGAGATCTTTGTATGTGTCAATATAGATTTATGATTTGAGCTTGACTGGCCTATACATTCAATATTCCTTAGTGTGCCCCCCTAAAGAACCACGTGTTGCTAAATTGAGTAAACTTTGTCATTTAATTCTcttttttgtttataatttttttttctctctcaAAGATCCTAGACTATTTGATTgtgttgaattgaattgttgatgGACACTTATAATACTTTTTCTATATGCCTCTCTTCAGCTCTTTCATGCTATTTGACCAATAGATCTATTGGTTGGTAACACATGCAACAACACAATGCCTTCACTTTCCTTCACCCATTGTGCTAGCCAATAGAGTTGTCATGCTATCACTTGTGGTTTGTCACTATGTGTTACATGGACCAAGCAACTTATTTGACTAGGACACAATATTAAACAAAGTTAACTAATAGCAGAAGTTGGGACCAACAAAACTCCATTTTATTTATCTCTGCTTGTTTTTGAAATGGACAGCTGTAAAAATAAAATTGGCACAAAAATATGAGTTCAATCCACCATGTACCATTAGGTTAATAAGTTTAATAGCATATAAAAGCATAAAATTTCCCTAAAAGACCCGTTGGAAATACCAGCATAAAAacataaaatcaacacacaaaacaagacaaactgATTAAATTCAATATGCAATGTGAAAACTCTACAATACTTGTACCCTTCAAGATACCAACACTATTCTATTTAAATTATGAAAAGAAAAATGTGTGGTGGTGTAAATATATTCAATCCATAATTTATAGGATTAACACAATGTCatttctagattcaattgtgtaAGATTTATTTTACATCAATGTCTCAAATAAAAAAATCTTACATGGTTTAATCTAGGAATGAAATTCTGCTAATAATTATTATAGATTGTGAAAATATGATGCCTTTAATTCATAAGATGTTCCCAACGATTTAAATAAGAAAACAAATATAATTCGTTTATGCAACATTAGGAATGATGAATTCACAATATTGGCATAGCATGATGGTTTAAGTTGTTGTATTGTTATTCTTACGATCAAAATTCAAACCCTACTAGAGTGTTATTGTTCAGTACTCGTTTAAGAGATGAGATCCCTCGTTTGTGATCTCACCGGTTCATGACtatagataaaaaaatatttacctcttatgaaacaattataaaattaaattaattacaaaatattaaCATTATAATTATTAATGCTTATATTACTCTCcctacataatattttacaaaagatGCACATAACCCAAACTTTTGTATGGTTCACTATGTTCTACTAAATAAAAGTAGAAAAGTTGGAAGTCGTTACCCTTACACAAAAGGACTATCTATTTATATAAGAACACTTgttcaaaaaacaaagaaaatttgtCCACATTGCCACTCTTGTTAATCACTAGGACCATGATGGAAACTTCTTAGCCTACTCACCCAAGATGACATTCTAGGTTACCCCACATGCCACGGTTATGGATGATAACGTTATCATCTCGTGCCCAAATACTAAAATTTACCCTGTAAGAAGGTTCATGAACCTCATAATGTATATGAACACATTCCTGTCCAGATACAATGCCTACTCTCCTTTGAATTCTTCATCCCTGTGTTGTTTCCTAATCCATTGGGCTATGTAATACCGACAACACACTCCAAGACAGACAATCTGAAACGATCTTCGAGTATTTCGATTCAATCAGGCCTTCAAATAGCTCCACGCTCTCCTTCCCCACCATTTTATTCATAGATTCCAATAGACCACAATTCCAAAGCCCGAGATTGTTGAACTGTTCAACTCCTGGTATTTGGTTTCAACTTTGTGGCAAGCTGAAACTCATTCAACACGGAAGCACTGCTGTAATGAAAAATGTTGGCGAGAGACAAAAGTTCAGCAGGGATGAAGGAATTTGGTATAAAGCACAAGGTTCCAGTGGGCGACACGCCCTACATCAGGGCTAAGCAGGTTCAGGTATTTATttagttgttttgattggatcgtgTGTATTTTATTCATTGACATGTTTAGATTCTGTATGTTTCATacatcatttttaaatttttagggTTATAATAGTTTTGTTGATTATATGATTGAATTATATGTTGGGTTCTTTTCATGGTGTTTTGTATTGATCAAGTGATAGTGCTATCGTGACTATTAAGATTTAAAATTCGATTGTAGACTTGTATCTTGGTTGATCCAATCTAAACAATAGACTGATAGAATGTTACGATTTAACAGCTTGTGGAGAAGAATCCAGAGGCGGCCATAGCGCTTTTTTGGGCGGCTATAAATGCAGGAGACCGTGTTGAGAGCGCTTTGAAGGACATGGCCATTGTGATGAAGCAGCTGGGACGAGCAGATGAAGCCATtgaagcaatcaaatctttcaGACATCGCTGTTCTCTGCAAGCCCAGGAATCCCTTGATAATGTTCTGCTTGATCTTTATAAGGTATGTACATAATCTTTCTGTAGAGCCAATGGAATTGTTACAACATTGTCTTTTATCTGCCAGCTCTGAAATATTAGGCGTTGGTTCAGTAATAATAGGAAGAATTTTCACAGTCAATATATCTCATCTTCTTCATACGTTTGttcatcttcttccattgctttcatttGGGAAATGATTATGCGTAGTTAGGTGATAAGCGTTTTCCAACTACCAGACCCAACACCATGTGACTCTTAGATGGTATTCCATCTAAGAACGGAAGGCGGGCCATGTCCCTGTCTGAGCTAGTTTTCAATGATACCCGTGATTTTAGAAGAGTTGGTACAAAGTCAAGTaattactttattttttatttttattgaaattatTGTTGATATTTATACATATTTGTATAAGAAGTTCCATGAATAAGTGGTTTAGTCTATGTGACTACTAGAATGTCAAGTaattactttattttttatttttattgaaattatAGTTGATATTTATACATATTTGTAAAAGAAGTTCCATGAATAAGTGTAGTCTATGAGACTACTAGAATGTCAAGTAATtactttattctttatttttattgaaattatAGTTGATATTTATACATATTTGTAAAAGAAGTTTCATGAATCTATGGGACTACTAGAATGCATTCGTTCATAGAATATAAATATAAAGTAGACTTATAAAAGAAGATTGTAGGTTGGTGTATTGTGTTGGTCTTATAGTTATAATTTGGAAAGAGCATttaagatgtctttaaataaaagaaaaaaaaatgtaataatGAATTAAAATTTAAGTTATTTATATTTAAGAAATTTGTAATACAAGatgattttattttcaaataaaCTTTCTAGTATACTTTTACACTTATAATACAACATCTTTACAGTTTTATCATACCTAATATAATTTTCAATTACCCAACTTAATAAAGTAATAGCTATTCATTGATACgagttattattttttaatattaaaatgtgCTATAATATAAAACCTTTTATAGTTTTATCTTACCTAATCTAACTTTCAATAGCTCACTTAATAAAGTAATAGCTATTCATTATAATgtattctttttttaatttttattattgaaTAAAGTAAAATGTGTAAATAAATATGGGAGTTGTCTTTAAGGAAACTTGTAAGTTTAATTTTTGGGGAGGGGGACCAAGGAGTAGGAGTGGCATAACTAAGGGCCATCAACCTAACTTTATGAGAAATTTGATTATAAGAATTTTGATTAACAATCATTAATTTATAAAAAGTTATATGATTAGATTATAAAGCTAATGGAAAAATCATGTATAACAGAATCTATTTAAACTTTATAGTCCACTCAAAATACACTATAGAAATCTAGTCCAGTTGTTGTATGATTCTAGAGGattattcaaaacaaaatcaatTGTATTTATTTAAAGAGAACAATTTGTTTAAGAAAAATATCATTAATACATgactaactttaaaaaaaaactataatttAATAACACCTATAAATAAATTCTAAATTTGGTATTGATGTAGAAACAACTTTTTCTTTTAAGATTGTTGTAAAATCTATCATATTTGTAGAAATAAAATGGGTCATATCACTTTTACTTTTTCAAAAAACTTTTTAATACGTTTTCATGAGTATTGTCTAAATGGGTAGATGAATTTCAAAATGTGACTCCAAAGACATAAACATCAATACCAATGTAATTATATAGTAAAATTGATATATGATAAATCTTTTCAAGAAACAAAAATTGATTGGGTCCAATGTTTGCAATATTTCAAGAAATGTGGAAGGGTGGACGACCAAATTGTGTTGCTCAAAGAGAAGTTACGACTTATTCAACATGGACTTGCTTTTAATGGTAATCCTACCAAGACATCACGTTCACATGGAAAGAAGTTCCAACTCTCCATAAAGGAGGAGACTAGTCGCATTCTGGTATATAAATATAATTGTACTAAACTCTACTTCAATTTCCATCTTACATATTatgtttttatcatgtttttttaattttattatcacaATAAACAATGATTAATGTGTGGGTCAATTGTATTGGCAGAGTAATTTAGGTTGGGCATATATGCAACAAAATAATTATGTTGCTGCTGAAGTTGTTTATAGGTAAATTTGTAAAGATTATATATTCGTCAacatgatttttttgtaaaatcTTAATAAATGACTAACTTGTAAACAAAACTATGTGTAGGAAGGCACAATATTTTGTTATGGATGCTAATAAGGCGTGCAATTTAGGTGTATGCCTAATGAAGCAAGGAAAGTTAGAGGAGGCAATTGCAGTATTAAAGGTTGTCAATCCAGTGAATGAAAAAGACTTCAAATCATTGGAGCATGCAAAGCAATTATTAAAGGAAATTCATGAGTTTCAAGTGCATGGAGGCTCCAAGAGATCATTATCAACTATCTCCAGGCATATTCATAATCATTATGGACTGGACTCTACTTTAGTTAGTGATGGAGGGATTCATTATTCAAACAATGAATATGGATTTCTCTCATCTTCTAATGATTTAAAAGAGCTATTGAGTACTAATGATGTATTAGATATGGTTAATTGGGAAGTAGAACTTGACACTCAAATAAATCTAACTGATAAAAAACATCGTCGACTACCAGTATTCGAAGAAATAATTCATAGTAATGACTTCTCTCCTTAAAATACATAATGTAAGATAAATTTACACAAACATAAATACATATTTGTTTCTTTACATACGTTTGTTTCCACTCAAATACATAAAATCAAGTAGGATCCAAATTTGTTTAATGTCTTTCTGCAAA is a genomic window of Cryptomeria japonica chromosome 7, Sugi_1.0, whole genome shotgun sequence containing:
- the LOC131047322 gene encoding protein SULFUR DEFICIENCY-INDUCED 1 isoform X2 — protein: MLARDKSSAGMKEFGIKHKVPVGDTPYIRAKQVQLVEKNPEAAIALFWAAINAGDRVESALKDMAIVMKQLGRADEAIEAIKSFRHRCSLQAQESLDNVLLDLYKSNLGWAYMQQNNYVAAEVVYRKAQYFVMDANKACNLGVCLMKQGKLEEAIAVLKVVNPVNEKDFKSLEHAKQLLKEIHEFQVHGGSKRSLSTISRHIHNHYGLDSTLVSDGGIHYSNNEYGFLSSSNDLKELLSTNDVLDMVNWEVELDTQINLTDKKHRRLPVFEEIIHSNDFSP
- the LOC131047322 gene encoding protein SULFUR DEFICIENCY-INDUCED 1 isoform X1: MLARDKSSAGMKEFGIKHKVPVGDTPYIRAKQVQLVEKNPEAAIALFWAAINAGDRVESALKDMAIVMKQLGRADEAIEAIKSFRHRCSLQAQESLDNVLLDLYKKCGRVDDQIVLLKEKLRLIQHGLAFNGNPTKTSRSHGKKFQLSIKEETSRILSNLGWAYMQQNNYVAAEVVYRKAQYFVMDANKACNLGVCLMKQGKLEEAIAVLKVVNPVNEKDFKSLEHAKQLLKEIHEFQVHGGSKRSLSTISRHIHNHYGLDSTLVSDGGIHYSNNEYGFLSSSNDLKELLSTNDVLDMVNWEVELDTQINLTDKKHRRLPVFEEIIHSNDFSP
- the LOC131047322 gene encoding protein SULFUR DEFICIENCY-INDUCED 1 isoform X3, whose amino-acid sequence is MLARDKSSAGMKEFGIKHKVPVGDTPYIRAKQVQLVEKNPEAAIALFWAAINAGDRVESALKDMAIVMKQLGRADEAIEAIKSFRHRCSLQAQESLDNVLLDLYKKCGRVDDQIVLLKEKLRLIQHGLAFNGNPTKTSRSHGKKFQLSIKEETSRILSNLGWAYMQQNNYVAAEVVYRCMPNEARKVRGGNCSIKGCQSSE
- the LOC131047322 gene encoding protein SULFUR DEFICIENCY-INDUCED 1 isoform X4, which translates into the protein MLARDKSSAGMKEFGIKHKVPVGDTPYIRAKQVQLVEKNPEAAIALFWAAINAGDRVESALKDMAIVMKQLGRADEAIEAIKSFRHRCSLQAQESLDNVLLDLYKKCGRVDDQIVLLKEKLRLIQHGLAFNGNPTKTSRSHGKKFQLSIKEETSRILSNLGWAYMQQNNYVAAEVVYRHNILLWMLIRRAI